From a single Microbacterium murale genomic region:
- the radA gene encoding DNA repair protein RadA has product MATRRPAPPAFVCTECGWTTSKWAGRCGECQQWGTVQEQAAKTGILRQMTPLTPGADRAARPITQISTIDTPRRSSGVGEFDRVLGGGIVPGAAILLSGEPGVGKSTLLLEVAAQAARGGRRVLYASAEESQAQVRLRAERTGALHDELYLASETDLATILGHIDEVQPQLVIVDSVQTVASSLSDGAAGQPSQVREVAATLIRVAKERSLPIILVGHVTKDGQVAGPRILEHLVDVVCHFEGDRQTALRFIRALKNRFGPTDEVGCFEMTGDGIAEVPDPSGLFLGHGSTEPGTCVAIAMEGRRALPVEVQALTVESTAPNPRRVVSGLDSARVAMVLAILEKRGRIPTGKLDVYVSTVGGVRFTEPAADLAIAIAVAGSIQQFSVPRTIAAVGELSLAGEVRAVTQATQRRSEAKRLGYEQVIDERSKSLDAALNDVKSRSRSSHPAKPRREDDLPPF; this is encoded by the coding sequence ATGGCAACCCGTCGCCCCGCTCCGCCCGCGTTCGTCTGCACCGAGTGCGGGTGGACCACCTCGAAGTGGGCCGGCCGCTGCGGCGAATGCCAGCAGTGGGGCACGGTGCAGGAGCAGGCCGCGAAGACCGGCATCCTGCGGCAGATGACCCCTCTCACGCCGGGCGCGGACCGCGCCGCACGCCCGATCACCCAGATCAGCACGATCGACACTCCTCGTCGCTCCAGCGGCGTGGGCGAGTTCGACCGCGTACTCGGCGGCGGCATCGTCCCCGGTGCAGCGATACTGCTCAGCGGTGAGCCGGGCGTCGGCAAGTCCACGCTGCTCCTGGAGGTCGCCGCCCAGGCCGCACGCGGCGGACGCCGGGTGCTGTACGCGAGCGCAGAGGAGTCCCAGGCGCAGGTGCGGCTGCGCGCCGAGCGCACCGGCGCCCTGCACGATGAGCTGTACCTCGCGAGCGAGACCGACCTCGCCACGATCCTCGGACACATCGATGAGGTGCAGCCGCAGCTCGTGATCGTCGACTCGGTGCAGACCGTGGCGTCCTCCCTCTCCGACGGAGCAGCGGGTCAGCCCAGTCAGGTGCGCGAAGTCGCAGCCACCCTGATCCGGGTCGCGAAGGAGCGGAGCCTTCCGATCATCCTCGTCGGCCATGTCACGAAAGACGGGCAGGTCGCCGGTCCCCGCATCCTGGAGCACCTGGTCGACGTCGTGTGCCACTTCGAGGGGGATCGGCAGACCGCACTGCGGTTCATCCGCGCGCTGAAGAACCGTTTCGGCCCGACCGATGAGGTCGGCTGCTTCGAGATGACCGGCGATGGCATCGCCGAGGTGCCGGATCCGAGCGGGCTGTTCCTCGGTCATGGTTCGACAGAACCCGGCACATGCGTCGCGATCGCGATGGAGGGCCGCCGCGCCCTGCCGGTCGAGGTGCAGGCTCTGACCGTGGAGTCCACGGCGCCGAATCCCCGTCGAGTGGTGTCAGGGCTCGACTCGGCACGCGTGGCGATGGTGCTGGCGATCCTCGAGAAGCGTGGCCGTATCCCCACCGGAAAGCTCGACGTCTACGTGTCGACCGTCGGCGGCGTGCGGTTCACAGAGCCCGCTGCCGACCTCGCGATCGCTATCGCCGTGGCAGGGTCGATCCAGCAGTTCTCGGTGCCGCGCACGATCGCTGCAGTAGGCGAGCTCAGCCTCGCCGGCGAGGTGCGCGCGGTGACCCAGGCCACGCAACGGCGGTCGGAGGCGAAGAGGCTCGGCTACGAGCAGGTCATCGATGAGCGCTCGAAGTCTCTCGACGCCGCGCTGAACGACGTGAAATCACGCAGTCGGTCCTCGCATCCGGCGAAGCCGCGTCGCGAAGACGACCTTCCGCCGTTCTGA
- a CDS encoding dehydrogenase gives MAAKKSKAASKKPAPEEFRSEALAQALEKQDMAAVALALRHGTTVVPLLRSGDRDNPLDGGEVWTYRDEATGDVALLLFSDAKNKPANLPPGVGIYSSEWLRAFLTTHRETITTVFLDIAGPHPMQAPPDELLAALDA, from the coding sequence ATGGCAGCGAAGAAGTCGAAGGCGGCGAGCAAGAAGCCGGCACCGGAGGAGTTCCGCTCCGAAGCGCTCGCACAGGCGCTCGAGAAGCAGGACATGGCGGCGGTCGCGCTCGCGCTGCGCCACGGGACGACGGTCGTGCCGTTGCTGAGATCGGGTGACCGCGACAATCCGCTCGACGGCGGTGAAGTCTGGACGTACCGTGACGAGGCAACTGGAGACGTCGCCCTGCTGCTGTTCAGCGATGCCAAGAACAAGCCGGCGAATCTGCCCCCGGGCGTCGGCATCTACTCGTCGGAATGGCTGCGGGCGTTCTTGACCACGCATCGCGAGACGATCACCACGGTCTTCCTCGACATCGCGGGGCCCCATCCGATGCAGGCACCGCCGGACGAACTGCTCGCCGCACTGGACGCGTGA